In one Mycobacterium heckeshornense genomic region, the following are encoded:
- the dop gene encoding pup deamidase/depupylase produces MQRIIGTEVEYGISSPSDPTANPILTSTQAVLAYAAAAGLQRAKRTRWDYEVESPLRDARGFDLSRSAGPPPVVDADEVGAANMILTNGARLYVDHAHPEYSAPECTDPLDAVIWDKAGERVMEAAARHVASVPGAVKLQLYKNNVDGKGASYGSHENYLMSRQTPFSAIIVGLTPFLVSRQVVTGQGRVGIGPAGDEPGFQLSQRADYIEVEVGLETTLKRGIINTRDEPHADADRYRRLHVIIGDANLAETSTYLKLGATALVLDLIEEGIDLSDLALARPVHAVHTISRDPSLRATVALADGRELTGLALQRIYLDRVAKLVDSRDPDPRANDIVETWAHVLDLLERDPMECAELLDWPAKLRILDGFRQREKLSWSAPRLHLVDLQYSDVRLDKGLYNRLVARGSMRRLVTEQQVLSAVDNPPTDTRAYFRGECLRRFGADIAAASWDSVIFDLGGDSLVRIPTLEPLRGSKAHVGALLDSVDSAVELVEQLTT; encoded by the coding sequence ATGCAACGGATTATCGGGACCGAGGTCGAGTACGGCATTTCCTCGCCGTCGGACCCGACCGCGAACCCGATCCTGACCTCCACCCAGGCGGTGCTGGCCTACGCCGCCGCGGCGGGCCTTCAGCGCGCTAAACGCACCCGCTGGGACTACGAGGTGGAATCCCCGCTGCGCGACGCCCGCGGATTCGACCTGAGCCGCTCGGCCGGTCCGCCGCCGGTGGTCGACGCCGACGAGGTCGGCGCGGCCAACATGATCCTGACCAACGGCGCGCGACTCTACGTCGATCACGCCCACCCGGAATACTCGGCGCCTGAATGCACCGACCCGCTCGACGCGGTGATCTGGGACAAGGCCGGCGAGCGGGTAATGGAAGCGGCCGCGCGCCATGTCGCCAGCGTGCCCGGGGCGGTGAAGCTGCAGCTGTACAAAAACAACGTCGACGGCAAGGGTGCCTCCTACGGGTCGCACGAAAACTACCTGATGAGCCGCCAGACCCCGTTCTCGGCCATCATCGTCGGCCTGACCCCGTTTCTGGTGTCCCGCCAGGTGGTCACCGGCCAGGGCCGGGTGGGCATCGGCCCCGCCGGCGACGAACCCGGATTTCAGCTGTCCCAGCGGGCCGACTACATCGAGGTCGAGGTCGGCCTGGAGACCACGCTCAAGCGCGGCATCATCAACACCCGCGACGAGCCGCACGCCGACGCCGACCGGTACCGTCGGCTGCACGTCATCATTGGCGACGCCAATCTCGCGGAGACGTCGACCTATCTCAAACTGGGTGCTACGGCGCTGGTGCTCGACCTGATCGAGGAGGGCATCGACTTAAGCGATCTGGCGCTGGCGCGGCCGGTGCACGCCGTGCACACCATCAGCCGCGACCCCTCGTTGCGTGCCACGGTCGCGCTGGCCGACGGCCGGGAACTGACGGGGCTTGCGTTGCAACGGATTTACCTGGACCGGGTGGCCAAGCTCGTCGACTCCCGTGACCCGGACCCGCGCGCCAACGACATCGTGGAAACCTGGGCCCACGTGCTTGACCTGCTCGAGCGCGATCCGATGGAGTGCGCCGAGCTGCTGGACTGGCCGGCCAAATTGCGAATCCTCGATGGGTTCCGCCAGCGGGAGAAGCTGAGCTGGTCGGCACCACGACTGCATCTGGTCGACCTGCAATACTCCGACGTCCGGCTGGACAAGGGCCTGTACAACCGGCTGGTCGCCCGCGGGTCGATGCGGCGTCTGGTCACCGAGCAGCAGGTGCTCAGCGCGGTGGACAACCCGCCGACCGACACCCGGGCCTACTTCCGTGGTGAATGCCTCCGGCGGTTCGGCGCCGACATCGCCGCCGCCAGCTGGGACTCGGTGATATTCGACTTGGGTGGCGACTCTCTGGTGCGGATTCCGACGTTAGAGCCGCTACGCGGCAGCAAAGCCCATGTCGGGGCGTTGCTGGATTCGGTCGACAGTGCCGTCGAACTAGTGGAACAACTGACGACGTGA